From the genome of Homalodisca vitripennis isolate AUS2020 chromosome 8, UT_GWSS_2.1, whole genome shotgun sequence, one region includes:
- the LOC124368229 gene encoding uncharacterized protein LOC124368229, giving the protein MKLKNSILVLGGVYLPPNQNSTQYMEFASILEELSITVQDIHPLLIIGDFNLPNVDWSSLFTHLNTSAQHIYDVINFLDLKQYNNIYNDRGVLLDLVFSSVNLQVLNASDPLLPVECHHPALEMDLDINTSENLYYSAFVPNLRKCDLAHVFDWVQRLNYPVFDNSVPVEDLFSEFCFQLSCNIRSACPSKYVGKRAFLVWFSPELKAVIIRKKILHRRYKQTLDNRLYYQFCGVRATCSRLTREFYSTYIQSIDSSLKSNVRVFWSFVNSSKRTPSLPSRLQLDHEFAENPQDISNMFAKFFSSVYKAPSSSPPIYDLKACTTLSSCCVTCAEVEGVLNSLDVNKGAGPDDISPLIMKFCSSVLSPHLTIYFNMLMAAGIFPSNLKLGYIAPIFKSGSPADVKNYRPVVVQSSIAKIFESLVLKRLSFHLKGVICAEQHGFMKGRSTTTTSQNLIRWTPYTQTSLKLSIV; this is encoded by the coding sequence ATGAAGCTAAAGAATTCTATTCTTGTCCTTGGTGGTGTATATCTGCCTCCTAATCAGAACTCTACCCAATACATGGAATTTGCATCTATTCTGGAGGAACTGTCAATTACCGTTCAAGACATACACCCATTATTGATTATTGGAGATTTTAACTTGCCGAACGTGGACTGGTCCAGTCTCTTTACCCACCTCAACACATCAGCCCAACATATTTATGATGTTATAAATTTCCTTGATCTTAAGCAGTACAATAATATCTACAATGATCGAGGTGTCCTTCTGGATTTGGTCTTTTCTTCTGTGAACTTGCAAGTCCTGAATGCCTCAGACCCTCTTCTTCCTGTGGAATGTCACCATCCTGCGCTGGAAATGGACCTGGATATTAATACTTCAGAAAACCTCTACTATAGTGCATTTGTTCCCAATCTAAGGAAATGTGATCTAGCCCATGTGTTTGACTGGGTTCAGCGTCTGAACTATCCTGTGTTCGATAACAGTGTTCCTGTCGaagacttattttcagaattttgtttccaACTTAGCTGCAATATTAGGAGCGCATGTCCATCTAAATACGTTGGTAAACGAGCCTTTCTTGTTTGGTTCTCCCCTGAACTAAAAGCTGTGATCATCAGGAAGAAGATACTTCATAGGCGCTACAAACAAACTCTTGATAACCGtctttattatcaattttgtGGTGTTCGTGCAACATGTAGTAGACTAACGAGGGAATTCTACTCAACATATATTCAGTCCATTGACTCATCTCTGAAAAGTAACGTTCGAGTCTTCTGGAGTTTTGTCAATTCTTCCAAGAGGACTCCATCACTTCCTTCTCGATTGCAGCTCGATCATGAATTTGCTGAAAATCCTCAAGACATCTCTAACATGTTCGCCAAGTTTTTTTCCTCTGTGTACAAGGCTCCATCTTCATCTCCACCTATATATGACCTCAAGGCATGTACCACTCTCTCTTCCTGCTGTGTAACCTGTGCTGAGGTGGAGGGTGTACTGAATTCGCTTGATGTGAACAAGGGAGCTGGCCCTGACGACATCTCTCCATTGATTATGAAATTCTGCAGTAGCGTCTTATCTCCTCACCTTACCATATACTTCAACATGCTCATGGCTGCCGGAATCTTTCCCTCTAATCTCAAATTGGGTTATATAGCACCTATCTTCAAGTCTGGTTCTCCCGCTGACGTCAAGAATTATCGCCCGGTAGTTGTTCAGTCATCAATTGCCAAGATCTTTGAATCCCTGGTTCTGAAGAGGTTGTCATTCCATCTGAAGGGTGTTATCTGTGCTGAACAACATGGCTTTATGAAAGGACGCTCGACTACTACTACTTCTCAGAATCTCATCAGGTGGACTCCATATACACAGACTTCTCTAAAGCTTTCGATCGTGTAA
- the LOC124368227 gene encoding putative inorganic phosphate cotransporter yields MNQHPTCDLQSAVSGLGVRHYQAVMTFLSMVLSYSMRVSLSVGIVAMTDTKGSDPDIMVLDWDFAQKGIILSSFYWGYMVTQIPAGHLSRKFGPKYLLLSAMLVCSATTLLSPSIAVNCHWVIFCLSRAIQGLSQGFFFPSVNTHIAKWAPPGEKTRIFSFVFGVKNITLTFRDSNHGLSLAGRVCYHHTLCGVISLDLSSAYHQIPIPEHEKQLTAFEANGQLYQFKRIPIRDWQTWSAED; encoded by the exons TTTCAGGGTTAGGAGTACGACACTACCAAGCAGTGATGACATTTCTCTCTATGGTGCTGTCCTACTCCATGCGGGTCAGCCTGTCTGTAGGGATTGTAGCCATGACCGATACTAAGGGATCTGATCCAGACATCATG GTGTTGGATTGGGATTTCGCCCAAAAAGGTATCATTTTGAGCTCTTTCTACTGGGGGTACATGGTCACCCAGATTCCCGCTGGTCATCTGTCTCGCAAGTTCGGCCCTAAATATCTTCTCCTTAGCGCAATGCTGGTCTGCTCAGCTACCACTCTGCTGAGTCCTTCCATCGCCGTGAACTGCCATTGGGTCATCTTCTGTCTCAGCCGAGCCATTCAAGGCCTTTCACAG GGGTTCTTTTTCCCTTCTGTCAACACACACATAGCCAAGTGGGCTCCGCCTGGTGAGAAGACCAGGATATTCTCATTTGTGTTTGGAg TTAAAAACATCACTCTAACATTCCGGGACTCGAACCACGGTCTCTCACTCGCCGGGCGAGTATGCTACCATCACACGCTCTGTGGTGTGAT ttcATTAGATTTGTCTAGTGCTTATCATCAGATACCAATTCCAGAGCATGAAAAACAACTTACCGCTTTTGAAGCTAATGGGCAGTTGTATCAGTTCAAACGCATTCCAATCAGAGATTGGCAGACCTGGTCTGCGGAGGATTGA
- the LOC124367699 gene encoding putative inorganic phosphate cotransporter: MPTPWRQILTSGPMWALLIASLCHEWGYSMLLIEVPSYLSHVFGFDIKQNGLISSLPYIMKFLLMIVFSWIADYVIKRRLLSLSVSRKMWSVIGDWGEAAALWGLACVSTNVLAAVILITITGALNAGVYPGFFANSLDLAPNFAGLLMGIVNGLSTLSPILAPIVTGYIVTDETDREQWIIVFHISAALFFTGSLIFVVFGSTDTQPWNNPTTDVVEIKNLSITDTNVKDAKVNVIRS, from the exons ATGCCAACTCCTTGGAGGCAGATCTTGACTTCCGGTCCTATGTGGGCCTTGCTCATAGCGTCCTTGTGTCATGAATGGGGATATTCAATGCTGCTCATAGAGGTGCCGAGCTATCTCAGCCATGTTTTCGGATTTGACATCAAACAA AATGGACTAATATCGTCTCTTCCCTACATAATGAAGTTCTTATTAATGATCGTGTTCTCTTGGATCGCAGACTACGTCATCAAGAGACGGCTTCTTTCTCTCAGTGTCTCCAGGAAGATGTGGAGCGTTATCG GTGACTGGGGAGAGGCGGCTGCTCTGTGGGGACTCGCTTGCGTTTCCACCAATGTGCTCGCAGCTGTGATATTGATCACGATCACCGGAGCGCTCAACGCTGGTGTGTATCCTGGGTTCTTCGCCAACTCACTGGACCTGGCTCCCAACTTTGCAGGGTTGCTGATGGGGATCGTCAATGGCCTGTCCACTCTGTCTCCCATCCTTGCTCCCATTGTAACCGGGTACATCGTGACGGACGAG ACTGATAGAGAGCAATGGATTATTGTTTTCCACATATCTGCGGCGTTATTTTTCACCGGAAGTTTGATCTTCGTGGTGTTCGGCTCCACAGACACACAACCTTGGAACAATCCAACAACAGATGTAGTAGAAATTAAGAACCTAAGTATTACTGACACGAATGTCAAAGACGCCAAAGTTAACGTTATCCGGTCGTAA